The following is a genomic window from Peptococcaceae bacterium.
GGAGTCGCCATCGAATTGCATCCAGGGGCGTCAAAATATCTCAAAGAAAAAGGCGTGATCAAATAGATTAAGCGATGGAATAAAAGAATATAAAATGCCTAAGCTGGCGGCAAAAGATTTTGTTGCCAGCTTAGGACATAAACTCAAGGGGAAAATTTATGAGTCTTAATAGAGCTCATATCGTTTTGGTGCTGTTGCCGGTGCTTTTGTTTATTTTAGCAGGAGCAGCTTGGCCTGTGCAGGTGCTAATCCTTCAGAGTGGAGAAAAAGAACTTGCACTGATAAACGTAAAAAAAGCAGAAGATATTTCTTTTGAATATATGCATTCGATTTATCATGTCTGGCAGAAAGAATCATATGCAGTGAAAGGAAATTTTCTGGTACTGAGGGAGCTGTTTTTTGAGGACATACAGGCGGCGTGGTATTACGATTCTTATTCACGTTACCCGCTGGAAAGGATTCCAGACGGGTATGTCATTAGAGGGATTAATGAACACTTTGATGCTGTGCGTTTTGCCCTAGGGCACGGCACACAGTACAAGTTGTTACTCGGCAACAGCCGGGAATTGGATATAAATTCGCTGTGCCCAGAGACGGCATTTCTGGTTTTGAAAACAAAGGTTATGCCGAATGTGGCGTTTACTTTTTCAAGGAGGAACTGGCATGAACAATAACAGGAGTAATGGGTTGGCCTGGGTAGCAGGGATGATCACGCTGTTTGCGGTTCTGTTTTCCATGTTCCATTTATATACTTCCGGTATAAGAGAATTCCCGGCTATGCAACAGCGACTGGTGCATTTAACCTTGGGCTTAATGATCGTGTTTTTGGTTTGTCCTTTCGGTAAACGCAAAGGAGAAGGATTGCCCGGAATAACAGATATTGGGATAACGTTGATTAGTATGGTAGTTGGGGGTTATTTATTGATTAATTCCGAAGCAATAGCTTACCGCTTGGGTAATACCAACAGACTTGATATAGTTGCGGGAGGCTTACTTATTATTCTGGTTTTGGAGGGTGCGAGACGCGTAATGGGCTGGCCATTGCCATTGATGGCAATTACCGCTATTTTCTATGCCCTTTTCGGTGATCGTTTTCCAGTAGTTATCGCCCACGGAGGATTCGATGCTACCAGGATTATTAGTCATTTTACTTTAACAACGGAAGGAATTTTTGGGATTCCTTTGGGAGCGTCGGCTACAGTGGTTGTTACATTCATCATTTTTACTTCCTTTCTAAATGGGATGGGAACAGGCCAGTATTTTATAGATGCAGTTATGAGCAGGTTTGGCAAAACGCGTGGCGGGGCGGCAAAGGCGGCAGTTGTTGGCAGCGCCCTGATGGGAACGCTTACTGGCAGTGTGATTGCAAACGTAATGGGGAGCGGAACTTTTACAATACCTTTAATGAAAGAAAATGGGTACAGCCATAAAACGGCAGCCGCCGTGGAGGCAGTAAGTTCGACCGGTGGTCAGATCATGCCACCAGTTATGGGCGCAGCAGCCTATATTATTGCTGAGTTTTTACGAATTCCTTTCGTAATGGTCATGAAAGCTGCGTTAATCCCAGCCTTTCTTTATTATTTAGCCGAGTTCATCTTTGTTGATCTTGAAGCGGTAAAATTGAGACTAACCGGTTTTTCTGAAGAGAGGGTGGCGGCATACCGCGAAAAAGCAAAAGGTAAAGGATATTTGATTTTGCCCATTTTAATGCTGATCCTATTGATGGTAGCTCTAGAGTGGTCACCCACAAAAGCAGCCTTCTATTCAATAGTACTAGCTTTTATCATCGGTTTAATACAACCTGAAAATAGGTTGAATATTAAGAGACTCATTGAAATACTAAAGTCAGCTGCTATAAATACTATAGAGGTAATAATGGCTACGGCATGCGCTGGGATAATCATCGGCTCATTGTCTCTCACGGGACTTGGCATACAACTCTCTACTTTATTGATCAACCTGGCCGGAGGGAATTTGATTCTACTGCTTGTGCTGACGATGGTAGTTTCGCTTATTCTTGGAATGGGATTGACTACTACCGCTTGTTATGTTATCTTGGCTGTGCTTGTTGCGCCTTCACTGATAAAAATGGGTATACAACCCTTAGCCTCCCACTTTTTTGTATTCTTTTTTGGCATGTATTCGTTTATTACCCCGCCAGTGGCCTTGGGAGCTTATGCAGCAGCCAGCTTAGCAGGTGCTGAGCCATTCGCCACTGGTTACGCAGCATGGAGGATAGCTTTACCGGCCTTCATCGTCCCCTATATTTTTGTATATTCACCAGCACTGTTGGGTTTTGGTACGGCTATGGAAGTAATATTCGCGGTGGTTACTGCTTGTGCCGGGGTGTTATTTATGACTGTGTCGACTGTAGGTTATTTTTTAAAGAGCTTAGCCGGATGGCAGAGGTTTATTATGCTCGCCGCAGGGATAATGCTTATAATTCCAGGGCATTTTACTGATGTTCCCGGTATTATAATGGGATTGGTTGTTATTACAACCATAATATGGTCAAAGCGTAATGATATTAACACTAGAAATGAAAGGTAGGAGAGAAGCTTTTGCCTACACAACTTGCCAACGTTCCGGAGACATTGCTGAAAGATGTAAGGGAAATGGTTGTATGGGCGGAAATTACTGTGACTGAATCAGGAGTCCTATGCGGAGTCAATGAACTGGAAAAAAAGGCCCGGGAACTTGGTATGGAAGTTAACCTTCACGCTGTAGAAGGCGAAAAAATCTTTCCGGGTCAAAAGATAGCCACCTTGACCGGCGACCCGGTTCAGATTATTAAGGGTGAAGATTGCTTGCTGAGTTTGATTTCAAAAGCATCAGGGATTGCAACTATGGGCAATATTGCGGTTGCAATGGCTGGACGTGTTAAGATTGTCAGCGGCGCATGGAAAAAAATACCTCTTAAAACAAAAGAAATGGTTCGGTCAGCGTTGATAATAGGAGGAGTAGGAATACGACTTTTGGAAGAACCTTTCCTTTATCTTGACAAAAACTATCTTCGCATTTTTGGCTCCCTGGAAGCCCTTCTCCGGGCAGCCCAAACGCTTGCCGACCGCAGGTACCCGGTGGCGGTTCAGATCCGCGGCGAGACTGGCTCCATAGGAGATGAAGCGGTAGAAGCGGTATTGCATGGGGCCGGCGTTATAATGGTTGATACCGGGAAAATAGCGGATTTGCGGGCCTGTTCAGAAGCATTGTTCAGGAAAGGGCTCAGGGGCGGAATAAAGCTTGCTTTTGCCGGTGGGGTGCGGATAGCCGATCTTCCCGGCCTGCAGCAGGAGGACGTGGACATTGTAGACATAGGCAGGGAGCTTCTCGATGCTCCGCTGTTGGATTTCCGTTATGACGTGATAAAGGAGAGACAGCCGTGGAACTAAATTTGCTGGAAAAAACGGAGATTCATATCCGGCCGGTAAAACTGGATGACGCCAACCTGGGCGAGATATCCCGGACGGCGGCAAGGGTTTTGGGCCTTCCCGCCGACAGGGTGCAGGTAATCGACGTAAGAGAGGACAGTATTGCCTTGGATGTCTTAAAACGGCACATCAAAGCCGAACAGGTCTTTGGCAAGGGAAAAGAATTGCTCGGAGAGCTGGCCAAGATCAGGGGACTGACCGTGTTCCCGGAGACAAGCATAAATTCATCCGGAATTCTCGGTTATCTTGAATTGGCCGCAGAAAGGGCCAAGGAGGCTATCAAGGCCGCTGAAACAATAAGCCGGGAAATAAGGGACCGGATTGCCAAGCGGGCCATCGTTTTCCCCAGCGGTTTTGAGGTCCGGGACGGCCTGATTGAAGATACCAACACGCCTTACCTGGTGGAACAACTTCAAAGCGAGGGTTTTAAGGCTGTGCGGGGCAAAGTTTTGCCCGATGACCTTGTGATTGCGGCTGCAAGGCTCAACCGGGCGGTTGACGAAGGCTATGGATTAATTATCACCACGGGAGGAGTGGGGGCCGAAGACAAGGATTTCAATATTGAAGCGTTGAGCAAAGTGGCCGACGATGTTTGGACACCTTATATCATCAAGTTTAACCGGGGCGAAGGCCGGCATGTTAAGGACGGGGTTCGTATCGGCGTCGGCCAGGCCGGTTTGACGACCATTGTCAACCTGCCCGGCCCCCATGAGGAAGTGCGGGCTTCCTTCCCGGTAGTGCGTTCATTTATCCGGGCAGAGATCACCGCGGAGAAAATGGCCGAAAAACTGGCGGAAGTCCTGCGGAAACGCTGGGAGGAGAAATTCGACCTATATATCAATAAAAAACATATAAACGATACGTGGCACCTTGGGCGCTTTACAGGATGTTCCTGAGAGTAAAGGCCTCTTTTTGCGGGATGTGCTTGAGAAAGTAACCCAGGCTGTACAGTTCCGCCATCGATTCGGTCTTATCCTCGTGTGCGAGATAGCTCTTCAGCTTATTTATGCTTTCTTCTATACGGTCAATTTCTTCGTGGTGCACGAGCATGGGCCAGTACCTGTTTATTTTTTGCCATTTTTGCCTTGCCTCGTCCAATGTTTTTTGCGCATCGTCCCAGCCGCCGTTTTCCACCGCTTGCCGCATTTTCCCGACGGATTCTAAAAGATCGCGGGAGTCCCGGTCCAGGAGAAGGTAGTTGCCCCAACCGAGCAAAATAATTGAGAGAGCAAGGAAGAAAAGGGCCAGGGGAACAAGGTGGTCTCTTTTCATTTCTTTACGGCTTCCTCCTTTAGCTGCCAGGAAATAACACCCTGTGGGTCAATGCTGGCAAAAAAAAGGCCATTTAGGCTCTGCACACCCTGTTTTTGCAGAGCGGAACCCAGCTGTTTTAGCGTTATGCCGCTTCTTTTAAGATTTTCATTGATTATTTTGCCGTCAATTACCAGCGTCAGCGGAAGCCCTGGATCAGGGGCGTTTATGCCGAGGTCTTTTGTGGTGACAGGGCGCGCGTCCCCCTTCGGGATTACGCTCAGTTCGCCGTTGGTTTCCATGATGGCGTAGTCAACCTCGGAGATATTGGGAAAATTTTTTACGCGGAGCTGTTCGAGGAGGTCATTGATGTTCATGCGCAGGCGCCTGAGCTCATTTTCGTTGATGGTTCCCTTTTCGACAAGGATGCTTGGCCTTCCGCAGACCAGGGAGCGAGCCCTTTCACTCTTCAGGGTTACATAAGCGATGGTGATCTGGGTCAAAGCGAGAATCACTATGGGAATGATGCCGCTTAGAAGGGGAACCTCCGGGTCGGCCATAGCCACGGCAGCCAGCTCGGAAATGATGATCGCCACCACCAGTTCAAAGGGTTGGAGCTGCCCTATCTGCGGTTTTCCCATTATGCGCATCACCAGGACCACCAAAAAGTACAGGATGATAGTGCGTATTGCAAGTATCAGCATTGTTCCTCCAAAGCATTCGCGGTAATAGTCTCAAGAGTGTTGCCATGTGTATATGTTTATTTTATGCAAAATCGAGGATTGGCTATTCTAAAAAAGCAGGTAGACTTAAACGCGTCTTCACGGGGTATACTGTAAAATAATGCCAGCAAAAGAAGGACGTTCAAAACCTCCCGGGAGGCTGATTCTCATGTCATTTCATGAAGAGTTGGAGATGATTTTTGAACAACTTGGGGTTGTTTTCCGCACTGAGACGGTGATTGGCAAACCTGTTGTTATTGGGGAGATAAAACTGATCCCCCTGGTTGAGGTTGGCCTGGGACTGGCGTCGGGAGGAAAAAACGGCGGCAAGGACCCGGCGTTTGGCCTGGTGGGGTTCGGCGCAAATTTACGGCCCACGGGTATCCTGGTGATCAGGGATGATGAAGTTTCGGTAATATCACTATATAAAAACAGGGCGGAGGAAAAGGAAGAAGGAAGAGAGGTTGACTAGTGCGCGTTAAAACTTTTTGTGTTATAATAGCATCGATCGGTGCAGCGTGGGCGTGTAGCTCAGTCGGGAGAGCGTCTGGCTCGCATTCAGAAGGTCGAGGGTTCGAGTCCCTTCACGTCCACCAGAAAGAAATAATAAAAGAGAAAGAAGAATTAAAGGAAAACACATTAAAAACGTGCTTTTACGCCGGCAAGGGTGGCAAATAACGAGAGGCCACCTGTTTATGTTTATCCTCAAACCCAAATAAAAATTATTGCCAAAGGAGGAAGGCGAAAATGGCGAAGGTAACCATTCAGAAACTCCAGGAAATGAAGGAGAAGGGTGAAAAGATCAGCATGATTACCGCCTATGACTACCCGACCGCATATTTTGCGGACAAGGCGGGAATGGATGTCATACTGGTCGGAGACTCCCTTGCCATGACGGTTCTGGGATTAGACTCTACGGTACCTATCACCATGGAGCAGATGATCCACCATATCAGGCCGGTGGTAAAGGGAGCCTCAAATCCCATGGTGGTTGGAGACATGCCCTTTGGTTCTTACAACCAGTCGAAAGAACAGGCCGTCATGAATGCCACCCGTTTGATGAAGGAAGGCGGCTGCGATGCGGTAAAGCTTGAAGGCGGAAAGGAAATGGGCGATATTGCGGAGGCCATTGTCAATGCCGGGATCCCCGTAATGGGGCACATCGGGCTCACTCCCCAGACTGTTTCCAAGCTGGGAGGGTTTAAGGTGCAAGGCAAGGACATGGAATCCATCCGCGAGCTGCTGAATGCCGCCTTTGCGTTCCAGGATGGGGGGGCCTATTCCCTGGTAATTGAGTGCGTGCCTGAAGAGGTTGGAAGAATCATCACCCAGAAGCTGAAGATCCCGACAATCGGGATAGGCGCGGGACGATACTGCGACGGGCAGGTTCTCGTCTATCACGACATGGTGGGCCTGTTTGAAAGATTCACGCCGAAGTTTGTGAAGAGATATGCCAACTTGGGAGAAGAAGTGGTCAAGGCCATGCGGCAATACAAACAGGAGGTAAAGGAAGGAATTTTTCCCTCCGACGAGCATGTTTTTGGCGGGGTAAAAGAAGAAGACCTTAAAATACTGTATTAGCGGAAATGGTTAAAAGCCTGTCCCTGCAGGTCGCTGGGGACAGGCTTTTCTGTGATTTTTAGGCTCCGAACACATTTTAGGCTCCGAACCACTTGACTTGAGGAACCGCCGCGGGTTAAAATAATACCAATCCAGCGGTTATCAACAAA
Proteins encoded in this region:
- a CDS encoding DUF1850 domain-containing protein; the protein is MSLNRAHIVLVLLPVLLFILAGAAWPVQVLILQSGEKELALINVKKAEDISFEYMHSIYHVWQKESYAVKGNFLVLRELFFEDIQAAWYYDSYSRYPLERIPDGYVIRGINEHFDAVRFALGHGTQYKLLLGNSRELDINSLCPETAFLVLKTKVMPNVAFTFSRRNWHEQ
- a CDS encoding TRAP transporter fused permease subunit; this translates as MNNNRSNGLAWVAGMITLFAVLFSMFHLYTSGIREFPAMQQRLVHLTLGLMIVFLVCPFGKRKGEGLPGITDIGITLISMVVGGYLLINSEAIAYRLGNTNRLDIVAGGLLIILVLEGARRVMGWPLPLMAITAIFYALFGDRFPVVIAHGGFDATRIISHFTLTTEGIFGIPLGASATVVVTFIIFTSFLNGMGTGQYFIDAVMSRFGKTRGGAAKAAVVGSALMGTLTGSVIANVMGSGTFTIPLMKENGYSHKTAAAVEAVSSTGGQIMPPVMGAAAYIIAEFLRIPFVMVMKAALIPAFLYYLAEFIFVDLEAVKLRLTGFSEERVAAYREKAKGKGYLILPILMLILLMVALEWSPTKAAFYSIVLAFIIGLIQPENRLNIKRLIEILKSAAINTIEVIMATACAGIIIGSLSLTGLGIQLSTLLINLAGGNLILLLVLTMVVSLILGMGLTTTACYVILAVLVAPSLIKMGIQPLASHFFVFFFGMYSFITPPVALGAYAAASLAGAEPFATGYAAWRIALPAFIVPYIFVYSPALLGFGTAMEVIFAVVTACAGVLFMTVSTVGYFLKSLAGWQRFIMLAAGIMLIIPGHFTDVPGIIMGLVVITTIIWSKRNDINTRNER
- a CDS encoding molybdopterin-binding protein, whose amino-acid sequence is MELNLLEKTEIHIRPVKLDDANLGEISRTAARVLGLPADRVQVIDVREDSIALDVLKRHIKAEQVFGKGKELLGELAKIRGLTVFPETSINSSGILGYLELAAERAKEAIKAAETISREIRDRIAKRAIVFPSGFEVRDGLIEDTNTPYLVEQLQSEGFKAVRGKVLPDDLVIAAARLNRAVDEGYGLIITTGGVGAEDKDFNIEALSKVADDVWTPYIIKFNRGEGRHVKDGVRIGVGQAGLTTIVNLPGPHEEVRASFPVVRSFIRAEITAEKMAEKLAEVLRKRWEEKFDLYINKKHINDTWHLGRFTGCS
- a CDS encoding DUF4363 family protein codes for the protein MKRDHLVPLALFFLALSIILLGWGNYLLLDRDSRDLLESVGKMRQAVENGGWDDAQKTLDEARQKWQKINRYWPMLVHHEEIDRIEESINKLKSYLAHEDKTESMAELYSLGYFLKHIPQKEAFTLRNIL
- a CDS encoding DUF421 domain-containing protein, which produces MLILAIRTIILYFLVVLVMRIMGKPQIGQLQPFELVVAIIISELAAVAMADPEVPLLSGIIPIVILALTQITIAYVTLKSERARSLVCGRPSILVEKGTINENELRRLRMNINDLLEQLRVKNFPNISEVDYAIMETNGELSVIPKGDARPVTTKDLGINAPDPGLPLTLVIDGKIINENLKRSGITLKQLGSALQKQGVQSLNGLFFASIDPQGVISWQLKEEAVKK
- a CDS encoding spore germination protein GerW family protein; translation: MSFHEELEMIFEQLGVVFRTETVIGKPVVIGEIKLIPLVEVGLGLASGGKNGGKDPAFGLVGFGANLRPTGILVIRDDEVSVISLYKNRAEEKEEGREVD
- the panB gene encoding 3-methyl-2-oxobutanoate hydroxymethyltransferase, encoding MAKVTIQKLQEMKEKGEKISMITAYDYPTAYFADKAGMDVILVGDSLAMTVLGLDSTVPITMEQMIHHIRPVVKGASNPMVVGDMPFGSYNQSKEQAVMNATRLMKEGGCDAVKLEGGKEMGDIAEAIVNAGIPVMGHIGLTPQTVSKLGGFKVQGKDMESIRELLNAAFAFQDGGAYSLVIECVPEEVGRIITQKLKIPTIGIGAGRYCDGQVLVYHDMVGLFERFTPKFVKRYANLGEEVVKAMRQYKQEVKEGIFPSDEHVFGGVKEEDLKILY